A window from Kribbella jejuensis encodes these proteins:
- a CDS encoding alkaline phosphatase PhoX has protein sequence MSVDRRSVLRGAAAGAAGVGFTTVGAVPTLAEAAPASHGSNGSNGSNGGAPFPQHRPFPPLLDDPNGILALPAGFKYKIVTKAGETKLKSGHPTPALHDGTAVFAANHGRYQLIQNHEIGSASELGVPQIEGTVYDSGVGAAGGCTVIDVDRDGTNLGEWVGISGTLTNCAGGPTPWGTWMTCEETENKANGTTRLKDHGYVFEVWGDGKTAHPVPLKALGRYAHEALAIDEDRTHVYLSEDASGPNGTFYRWTAPRGYKLGPRSWQDLQNKDFGTLEALAILGDDGKPIPDVAYLTSAQLLRPFRVKWVAVPDRDGTTTSVRKQFTDGQITRGKKFEGVFGTKQGVYVVNSYAESGTADLPKDAVPHDGMVWFYNYKTETIQLVTYFPDNAAADLGPDAKYDDYNFDSPDNVTVTPWGSLVLAEDGNASSHVLSATPGGPTYAIARNMLNDSEFTGPSFSADGKVLFVNIQTPGITLAITGPWRDYLG, from the coding sequence ATGTCTGTCGATCGTCGTTCCGTCCTCCGTGGTGCCGCCGCCGGTGCCGCCGGGGTCGGGTTCACCACCGTCGGCGCCGTGCCGACGCTCGCCGAGGCCGCGCCGGCATCACACGGCAGCAACGGCAGCAACGGCAGCAACGGCGGAGCGCCGTTCCCGCAGCACCGGCCCTTCCCGCCGCTGCTCGACGACCCGAACGGCATCCTCGCGCTGCCGGCCGGGTTCAAGTACAAGATCGTCACCAAGGCGGGCGAGACCAAGCTGAAGAGCGGCCACCCGACCCCGGCCCTACACGACGGTACGGCGGTGTTCGCCGCGAACCACGGCCGCTACCAGCTGATCCAGAACCACGAGATCGGCAGCGCGAGCGAGCTCGGCGTACCGCAGATCGAGGGCACTGTCTACGACAGCGGCGTCGGCGCGGCCGGCGGCTGCACGGTCATCGACGTCGACCGGGACGGCACCAACCTCGGCGAGTGGGTCGGCATCTCCGGCACGCTGACGAACTGCGCCGGCGGCCCGACCCCGTGGGGCACCTGGATGACGTGCGAGGAGACCGAGAACAAGGCCAACGGCACCACCCGGCTGAAGGACCACGGGTACGTCTTCGAGGTCTGGGGCGACGGCAAGACCGCGCACCCGGTCCCGCTCAAGGCCCTCGGCCGGTACGCGCACGAGGCGCTCGCGATCGACGAGGACCGCACCCATGTCTACCTGTCCGAGGACGCCTCCGGCCCGAACGGAACGTTCTACCGCTGGACCGCGCCGCGCGGCTACAAGCTGGGCCCGCGCAGCTGGCAGGACCTGCAGAACAAGGACTTCGGCACGCTCGAGGCGCTGGCCATCCTGGGAGACGACGGCAAGCCGATCCCGGACGTCGCATACCTGACCTCCGCGCAGCTGCTCCGGCCGTTCCGGGTCAAGTGGGTCGCGGTGCCGGACCGGGACGGCACCACGACGTCGGTGCGCAAGCAGTTCACCGACGGTCAGATCACCCGGGGCAAGAAGTTCGAGGGCGTCTTCGGCACCAAGCAGGGCGTGTACGTCGTGAACTCGTACGCCGAGTCCGGTACGGCGGACCTGCCCAAGGACGCGGTCCCGCACGACGGCATGGTCTGGTTCTACAACTACAAGACCGAGACCATCCAGCTGGTCACGTACTTCCCGGACAACGCCGCCGCCGACCTCGGCCCGGACGCGAAGTACGACGACTACAACTTCGACAGCCCGGACAACGTCACCGTCACCCCGTGGGGCTCGCTGGTGCTGGCCGAAGACGGCAACGCCAGCAGCCACGTGCTGAGCGCCACGCCGGGCGGGCCGACGTACGCGATCGCCCGCAACATGCTGAACGACTCCGAGTTCACCGGGCCGTCGTTCTCCGCGGACGGCAAGGTCCTGTTCGTCAACATCCAGACGCCGGGCATCACGCTCGCGATCACCGGCCCGTGGCGCGACTACCTCGGCTGA
- a CDS encoding S8 family peptidase produces the protein MENQSSQRKYVAQIELILEAFGKEVEVYPPAWEKEPEGAEYLYRTGVVLVRDEDLTRVIELFEGGQPAEGGIGGVTRLLLPERVPEQAPEDRSPTQRFLRYADLRLGRGVVTPEHLFYVCPSVSPCPATEPEEVPPGIPPDPVLPTPLLSGGAADGRGVKVVVLDVGWSDAPAAYWLNGVTGDPENAFDGSGRIRPYAGHGTFIAGVLRAVARNVEIVVKSYFTSAGAIWEFDLAQALDEVLDLAPDIISLSAGTRTRHNLAPLGLDVFIKTRLDRINGLALVAAAGNESTRDYFWPAAFPESVGVGALADNGRDRASYSNFGGWVDVYAPGTNLVNAFLTGDYECTEPPNTGQLRSFQGMARWSGTSFATPLVAGLIAGRMSVTGESAKQAADALLAFALTQPEPGTGPVLRAGDALASLP, from the coding sequence ATGGAAAATCAATCAAGCCAACGAAAGTACGTCGCCCAGATCGAACTGATCCTGGAGGCGTTCGGCAAGGAGGTCGAGGTCTACCCACCCGCCTGGGAGAAGGAGCCCGAGGGCGCGGAGTACCTGTACCGGACCGGCGTCGTCCTGGTCCGCGACGAGGACCTCACGCGGGTGATCGAGCTGTTCGAGGGCGGTCAGCCCGCCGAGGGTGGGATCGGCGGCGTCACCCGGCTGCTGCTGCCGGAGCGGGTCCCGGAGCAGGCTCCCGAAGATCGTTCGCCGACCCAACGATTCCTGCGGTACGCCGACCTGCGGCTCGGCCGCGGCGTGGTGACACCGGAGCACCTGTTCTACGTCTGCCCGAGCGTCAGCCCCTGTCCCGCGACGGAACCCGAGGAGGTACCGCCCGGCATTCCGCCCGACCCGGTGCTGCCGACACCCTTGCTGTCCGGCGGCGCCGCGGACGGCCGTGGCGTGAAGGTCGTCGTACTCGACGTCGGCTGGTCGGACGCGCCCGCGGCGTACTGGCTGAACGGTGTCACCGGCGACCCGGAGAACGCGTTCGACGGCTCCGGGCGGATCCGGCCGTACGCCGGGCACGGCACGTTCATCGCGGGTGTGCTGCGGGCGGTCGCACGCAACGTCGAGATCGTTGTCAAGAGCTACTTCACCAGCGCCGGGGCGATCTGGGAGTTCGACCTCGCACAGGCGCTCGACGAGGTCCTCGACCTGGCGCCGGACATCATCAGCCTGTCCGCCGGGACGCGGACCCGCCACAACCTGGCGCCGCTCGGGCTGGACGTGTTCATCAAGACCCGGCTGGACCGGATCAACGGCCTGGCGTTGGTCGCCGCCGCGGGCAACGAGTCGACCAGGGACTACTTCTGGCCGGCCGCGTTCCCGGAGTCGGTCGGCGTCGGCGCGCTCGCGGACAACGGGCGGGACCGCGCGTCGTACAGCAACTTCGGCGGCTGGGTCGACGTGTACGCACCGGGCACGAACCTGGTGAACGCCTTCCTCACCGGCGACTACGAGTGCACCGAACCGCCGAACACCGGTCAGCTGCGCTCGTTCCAGGGCATGGCACGCTGGAGCGGTACCTCGTTCGCGACGCCGCTGGTGGCCGGCCTGATCGCCGGCCGGATGTCGGTCACCGGCGAGTCGGCCAAGCAGGCCGCCGACGCGCTGCTCGCGTTCGCCCTCACGCAGCCGGAGCCGGGTACTGGTCCGGTCCTGCGGGCCGGCGACGCGCTCGCATCCCTCCCGTAG
- a CDS encoding CHAT domain-containing protein codes for MPPAGGSAEAVENLLPLALSRPHDAIASARTVLAAAPATVEASIAHQAWGIGLRQLGDVPTAVRELRTALRLAEQSGRSEREADVLATLGATLGRAGRSREGLARLDRAVQLSRGALTGRVLLRRADVLLVLGRHREALDDLRSAISRLRRSGDQVWEARSRNYRGFIQLALGGTKRADADFAVAEKLYAATGQEFEYAEARQNRGLVAYSRGDLPAALRYLDEAGRRFAAVGVVWPDLAIDRCGVLLAAGLGAEAVAEMDQALGAFGGPATKRGELWFAAATAALAAGDAAGARERAERARRLFSAQRREWWAVRSAMVVLEARYRSGERGEALLRQVSSVARRLDALGASEASAAHLLAGRLALDVGRIRAADRQLELAGRHSKDAPPIARSAAWLGKALRAEARGEVRSMLSACARGLDALDEHRLTMGATELRALATGQGAELAELALRDALRRDDARRLLLWGERWRATALGVPPVRPPDDEQLVAELAALRDVVRRLDAAPDPLLDKERRRLEKAVRDRALRAAGGSLERTTRFDISELIEALGRTVLIELIEIAGTLHAVLVKDGNLTRHEVGPLATAALEVERSRFRLRRLAHARPTGGRTAGPGGSPVAQDGSWDVAPGGPDGGRPAAPGGGSPGSSGGGRGTSYTSSPGPSLEVLGERLAAAILGPARGLIGDRPVVVVPPGRLQALPWGMVVGDRAVNVVPSAAAWLRARRLRPPTDRRVVLVSGPGLSAGRAEVMRLAEQYPDATVLANGDATAEKVLRALDGAWIAHIAAHGTFRSDSPLFSSLRLDDGPLTVYDFERLRRAPYRMVLSSCDSGLAKPVGADELLGLSSSLIPLGAAGILASVVPVNDPATAPLMLALHENLRDGQSLAEAFATARRDARGDPVADAAGGSFVALGA; via the coding sequence GTGCCACCGGCCGGGGGGAGTGCTGAGGCGGTAGAAAATCTGCTGCCGCTCGCGTTGTCGCGCCCGCACGACGCGATCGCTTCCGCACGTACCGTGCTGGCGGCGGCTCCCGCCACGGTCGAGGCCTCGATCGCGCATCAGGCGTGGGGGATCGGGTTGCGTCAGCTCGGCGACGTGCCGACAGCGGTTCGCGAGTTGCGGACCGCACTGCGGCTGGCGGAGCAGTCCGGGCGGTCGGAGCGCGAGGCGGATGTTCTTGCCACGTTGGGCGCGACGCTCGGGCGGGCCGGTCGCAGTCGTGAGGGGCTCGCGAGGCTCGATCGGGCGGTGCAGCTGAGCCGGGGTGCGTTGACGGGGCGCGTGCTGTTGCGGCGGGCCGACGTACTGCTCGTGCTCGGGCGGCATCGCGAGGCGCTCGACGATCTGCGCTCGGCGATCTCGCGGTTGCGGCGGTCCGGCGATCAGGTCTGGGAGGCGCGGTCGCGGAACTACCGCGGCTTCATCCAGCTCGCACTGGGCGGGACGAAGCGGGCGGACGCTGACTTCGCGGTGGCGGAGAAGCTGTACGCCGCGACCGGGCAGGAGTTCGAGTACGCCGAGGCGCGGCAGAACCGTGGTTTGGTCGCGTACTCGCGGGGGGATCTGCCGGCCGCCCTGCGGTACTTGGACGAGGCCGGGCGGCGGTTCGCTGCCGTCGGGGTGGTGTGGCCGGATCTGGCGATCGACCGGTGTGGGGTGTTGCTGGCGGCGGGGCTCGGCGCCGAGGCGGTTGCCGAGATGGATCAGGCTCTCGGTGCCTTTGGTGGTCCGGCGACCAAGCGAGGAGAGCTGTGGTTCGCGGCGGCTACTGCTGCGCTGGCCGCGGGGGATGCGGCAGGGGCGCGGGAGCGGGCGGAGCGGGCGCGGCGGCTGTTCTCCGCGCAGCGGCGTGAGTGGTGGGCTGTTCGGTCGGCAATGGTCGTGCTGGAGGCCCGGTATCGGTCGGGCGAGCGTGGTGAGGCGCTCCTGCGGCAGGTGAGTTCGGTGGCTCGGCGGCTGGATGCGTTGGGTGCGTCGGAGGCGTCGGCCGCGCATCTGCTGGCTGGGCGGTTGGCTTTGGATGTGGGACGGATTCGGGCTGCTGATCGGCAGTTGGAGTTGGCCGGTCGGCACAGCAAGGATGCGCCGCCGATCGCGCGGAGTGCGGCGTGGTTGGGGAAGGCGTTGCGGGCCGAGGCGCGCGGCGAGGTGCGGTCGATGTTGTCGGCGTGTGCTCGTGGGTTGGATGCGCTGGACGAGCATCGGTTGACGATGGGGGCCACTGAGCTGCGGGCGTTGGCTACCGGGCAGGGGGCTGAGCTGGCCGAGTTGGCGCTGCGGGATGCGTTGCGGCGCGACGATGCGCGGCGGTTGCTGCTGTGGGGCGAACGGTGGCGGGCGACGGCGCTCGGCGTACCGCCCGTTCGGCCGCCTGACGACGAGCAGTTGGTCGCGGAGTTGGCTGCTTTGCGGGACGTCGTACGACGGTTGGACGCGGCGCCGGATCCGCTGTTGGACAAGGAACGCCGCCGCCTGGAGAAAGCAGTCCGCGACCGAGCCCTCCGCGCCGCCGGCGGTTCCCTCGAACGGACAACCCGCTTCGACATCTCCGAACTGATCGAGGCCCTAGGTCGAACAGTCCTCATCGAACTCATCGAGATCGCCGGCACCCTCCACGCGGTATTGGTAAAAGACGGCAACCTCACCCGCCACGAGGTGGGCCCGCTCGCAACAGCCGCCCTGGAAGTAGAACGCTCCCGCTTCCGCCTGAGGCGGCTGGCCCACGCCCGCCCGACGGGCGGGAGAACCGCCGGCCCGGGCGGCAGCCCGGTCGCGCAGGACGGTTCCTGGGACGTCGCGCCGGGGGGACCGGATGGCGGTCGGCCAGCCGCCCCGGGCGGCGGCTCTCCTGGCTCGTCCGGCGGCGGGCGGGGCACCTCTTACACCTCCTCTCCGGGGCCTTCGTTGGAGGTGCTTGGGGAGCGGTTGGCGGCTGCGATTCTGGGACCTGCGCGGGGATTGATCGGGGATCGGCCTGTCGTGGTTGTGCCGCCTGGGAGGTTGCAGGCTTTGCCTTGGGGGATGGTGGTGGGGGATCGGGCGGTGAACGTCGTGCCTTCGGCGGCGGCCTGGTTGCGGGCGCGGCGGTTGCGGCCGCCAACGGATCGGCGGGTGGTGCTGGTGTCGGGGCCGGGGTTGTCGGCCGGTCGGGCGGAGGTGATGCGGCTGGCCGAGCAGTACCCGGACGCCACCGTCCTCGCCAACGGCGACGCAACAGCCGAGAAGGTACTGCGTGCCCTCGACGGCGCCTGGATCGCGCATATCGCCGCCCACGGCACGTTCCGCTCGGACAGCCCGTTGTTCTCGTCGTTGCGGCTCGACGACGGACCACTCACCGTGTACGACTTCGAGCGGCTCCGCAGAGCGCCGTACCGGATGGTCCTGTCGAGCTGCGACTCCGGCCTGGCGAAACCGGTCGGCGCGGACGAGCTGCTCGGGTTGAGCAGCAGTCTGATCCCGCTCGGCGCCGCCGGCATCCTGGCCAGCGTCGTACCGGTCAATGACCCGGCGACCGCACCCCTCATGCTCGCCCTGCACGAGAAC